A region from the Clostridium beijerinckii genome encodes:
- a CDS encoding spermidine synthase (catalyzes the formation of spermidine from putrescine and S-adenosylmethioninamine), protein MELWYTEQHTENVRFSIKVEKQLHSEQTEFQRIDVMEAKEFGRFFTLDGLMMITEKDEFIYHDMIVHVPMATNPNIKKVLVIGAGDGGTIRELTRYSTIEEIDMVEIDERVVDVCKEYFPITACKLDDKRIKIFFEDGLKFVRGKENKYDLIIVDSTDPFGPGEGLFTKEFYGNCYIALKEDGMLVNQHESPYYEYHAKAMKDAHQKIVNYFPINKVYQAHIPTYPSGHWLFGFASKKYDPIKDLNADAWNKLGIKTKYYNTDLHVGSFALPNYVKDMLEGITE, encoded by the coding sequence ATGGAGTTGTGGTATACAGAACAACATACAGAAAATGTCAGGTTTTCAATTAAGGTTGAAAAACAATTACATAGTGAGCAAACAGAGTTTCAAAGAATAGATGTTATGGAAGCAAAGGAATTCGGAAGGTTTTTTACCTTAGATGGATTAATGATGATAACAGAAAAAGATGAATTTATTTATCACGATATGATAGTACATGTACCAATGGCAACAAATCCTAATATTAAAAAAGTTTTAGTTATTGGTGCTGGAGACGGTGGAACTATAAGAGAGCTAACAAGATACAGTACTATTGAAGAAATTGATATGGTTGAAATAGATGAAAGAGTTGTTGACGTATGTAAAGAATATTTTCCAATAACAGCATGTAAACTTGATGATAAAAGAATAAAAATATTTTTTGAAGATGGTTTAAAATTTGTTAGAGGCAAAGAAAATAAATATGACTTAATAATAGTAGATTCAACAGATCCGTTTGGACCAGGAGAAGGATTATTTACAAAAGAATTTTATGGAAATTGCTATATAGCATTGAAGGAAGATGGAATGTTAGTAAATCAACATGAAAGTCCATATTATGAGTATCATGCTAAGGCAATGAAAGATGCACATCAAAAAATAGTAAATTACTTCCCAATTAATAAAGTATATCAAGCACATATTCCAACTTATCCATCAGGACATTGGCTATTTGGATTTGCTTCGAAAAAATATGACCCTATTAAAGATTTGAACGCAGATGCTTGGAATAAATTAGGCATAAAAACAAAATACTATAATACAGATCTTCATGTGGGAAGTTTTGCATTACCTAATTATGTGAAAGACATGTTAGAAGGTATTACTGAATAA
- a CDS encoding alpha-galactosidase produces MAIIYEKDIKTFHLRTKKTSYILKVLKSNHLSHLYWGKKINTNNLDYLIEENLWGSFLTNTDNVGTFQLEATMQEYPVYGHTDLRSPAIELQFEDGSTTTDLRYSGYKIYKGKHFLKGLPSTYVENDEEAETLEIYLKDDLKNIKVILTYNVFKDFDAITKSVKIINESKEEVNILRALSANVDFKEDDFDFIHLSGAWARERHIVRTNLRSGMQSIESRRGASSHAQNPFMTLARKGSNEQNGDVYGFSLVYSGNFLAGVEVDMYSKSRAQIGINPFDFKWLLEKGEEFQTPEAVLVYSPDGLTGMSHIYNNLYGKRLCRGKYRDKVRPILINNWEATYFEFNETNIKEIAKEASNLGIELFVLDDGWFGKRDDDTTSLGDWFVNEKKIKGGLGKLSKEINNLGLQFGLWFEPEMVSPSSKLYKKHPDWCIHVPGRIRSTAREQLILDLSREEVCDYIIKSVSDVLENASISYVKWDMNRNMSEIGSLGLPIKRQRETAHRYMLGLYRILEEITTRFPEILFESCSGGGGRFDPGMLYYMPQTWTSDDTDAIERLKIQFGTSLVYPSASMGCHVSAVPNHQVGRITPIEIRGIVAMAGNFGYELDITKLTEEEKDAIKYQIKLYKEIRETVQCGDTFRLLSPFESNEVAWMNISKDRCEIVVSYIKQYAEPNKWNKPLKLIGLEEEAKYKITNQDIIFGGDELMNIGLMIPELKGDYASKQWVLRKYTPLK; encoded by the coding sequence ATGGCAATTATTTATGAAAAAGATATAAAAACATTTCATCTTAGAACAAAAAAAACAAGTTATATATTAAAGGTATTAAAAAGTAATCATTTATCTCATTTATATTGGGGGAAAAAGATAAACACTAATAATTTAGATTATCTTATAGAAGAAAATTTATGGGGAAGTTTTCTTACTAATACGGATAATGTAGGAACATTTCAGTTAGAAGCAACTATGCAAGAATATCCGGTCTATGGGCATACAGATTTACGTTCACCAGCTATTGAACTTCAGTTTGAAGATGGTAGTACAACAACGGACTTAAGGTACAGTGGATACAAAATCTATAAAGGAAAACATTTTCTTAAGGGATTACCATCAACATATGTTGAAAATGACGAAGAAGCAGAAACTTTAGAAATATATTTAAAGGATGACTTAAAGAATATAAAAGTGATTTTAACATATAATGTGTTTAAGGATTTTGATGCAATAACAAAATCAGTTAAGATAATAAATGAAAGTAAAGAAGAAGTAAATATATTAAGAGCTTTAAGCGCCAATGTAGATTTTAAGGAGGATGACTTTGATTTTATACACTTATCTGGTGCATGGGCAAGAGAAAGACATATTGTTAGAACAAATCTTAGATCTGGTATGCAGTCAATAGAAAGTAGAAGAGGGGCAAGTAGCCATGCTCAAAATCCTTTTATGACACTCGCAAGAAAGGGATCAAATGAACAAAATGGAGATGTGTATGGATTTAGTTTAGTTTATAGTGGAAACTTTTTAGCTGGTGTTGAAGTTGATATGTATAGTAAATCCAGAGCTCAAATTGGAATAAATCCATTTGATTTCAAGTGGTTATTAGAAAAAGGAGAGGAATTCCAAACTCCAGAGGCAGTGCTTGTATATTCTCCAGACGGGTTAACAGGTATGTCTCATATATACAATAATTTATATGGAAAACGTTTATGTAGGGGAAAATATAGAGATAAAGTAAGACCAATACTTATAAATAATTGGGAAGCTACTTATTTTGAGTTCAATGAAACTAATATAAAAGAAATTGCAAAGGAAGCAAGTAACTTAGGAATAGAACTGTTTGTTCTTGATGATGGATGGTTTGGCAAGAGAGATGATGATACTACGTCCCTTGGAGATTGGTTTGTTAATGAAAAAAAAATAAAAGGTGGACTTGGAAAACTATCTAAAGAAATAAATAATCTAGGATTACAATTTGGTCTTTGGTTTGAACCAGAAATGGTATCTCCAAGTAGTAAATTATATAAAAAACATCCAGATTGGTGCATACACGTACCAGGAAGAATCAGATCAACAGCAAGAGAGCAACTTATATTAGATTTATCAAGAGAAGAAGTATGTGATTATATAATAAAATCGGTAAGTGATGTTTTAGAAAATGCTTCAATATCATATGTAAAATGGGATATGAATAGAAATATGAGTGAAATAGGTTCACTTGGATTGCCAATAAAAAGACAAAGAGAAACAGCACATAGGTATATGTTAGGTCTATATAGAATTCTTGAGGAAATAACAACAAGATTCCCAGAAATTTTATTTGAAAGTTGCTCTGGTGGTGGAGGAAGATTTGATCCGGGAATGCTTTACTACATGCCACAAACATGGACAAGTGATGACACAGATGCAATAGAAAGATTAAAAATCCAATTTGGAACATCTTTAGTTTATCCAAGTGCATCTATGGGATGCCATGTATCAGCAGTACCAAATCACCAAGTGGGTAGAATTACTCCTATTGAGATAAGAGGAATAGTTGCCATGGCAGGGAATTTTGGTTATGAGCTTGATATTACAAAATTAACTGAAGAGGAAAAAGACGCAATAAAATATCAAATTAAATTATATAAAGAAATAAGAGAAACAGTTCAATGTGGAGATACTTTTAGGTTATTAAGTCCATTTGAAAGTAATGAAGTTGCATGGATGAATATTTCTAAGGATAGATGTGAAATTGTTGTTAGCTACATTAAACAATATGCAGAACCTAATAAATGGAATAAACCACTAAAGTTAATAGGATTAGAAGAAGAAGCTAAGTATAAAATAACTAATCAAGATATAATATTTGGTGGGGATGAATTAATGAATATTGGATTAATGATACCTGAACTTAAAGGTGATTATGCATCTAAACAATGGGTGTTAAGAAAATATACACCTTTAAAATAA
- a CDS encoding saccharopine dehydrogenase, with protein sequence MGKALIIGAGGVASVAIHKCCQNSEVFEEICIASRTLSKCDAIKASLEGKTKTIIHTAKVDADNVEELVTLINKFKPEVVLNLALPYQDLTIMDACLETKVHYVDTANYEPLDTAKFEYKWQWEYKEKFEKAGITALLGSGFDPGVTGVFSAYAQKHYFDEINYIDILDANAGDHGYHFATNFNPEINIREITANGSYWEEGKWIETEPLELKEVYDFPEIGPKDMYLLHHEELESLALNIKGIKRIRFWMTFSQKYITHLNVLENVGMTSIEPIEYEGKQIVPLQFLKAILPDPASLGPRTKGKTNIGCIFQGKKDGKDKTYYVYNVCDHEECYKEVGSQAISYTTGVPAMIGASLVMKGIWNKAGVNNIEEFDPDPFMEELNKWGLPWKEDFSPTLVK encoded by the coding sequence ATGGGAAAAGCTTTAATTATTGGTGCTGGCGGTGTTGCTAGTGTTGCTATTCATAAATGTTGTCAAAACTCAGAGGTATTTGAAGAAATTTGTATTGCTAGCAGAACTTTATCAAAATGTGATGCTATAAAAGCTTCATTAGAAGGAAAAACTAAAACTATAATACATACAGCGAAGGTAGATGCTGACAATGTGGAAGAGTTAGTAACTCTTATTAATAAATTTAAACCAGAAGTTGTTCTAAACCTTGCTCTTCCTTATCAAGATTTAACAATCATGGATGCTTGCTTAGAAACAAAAGTTCATTATGTTGATACAGCTAACTATGAACCACTTGATACAGCTAAATTTGAATATAAATGGCAATGGGAATATAAAGAAAAATTCGAAAAAGCAGGGATTACAGCATTACTTGGTAGTGGGTTTGATCCAGGAGTTACAGGTGTATTTAGCGCTTATGCTCAAAAACATTATTTTGACGAGATTAACTATATTGATATTTTAGATGCTAATGCTGGAGATCATGGATATCATTTTGCAACTAATTTTAATCCGGAAATTAATATTCGTGAAATTACAGCTAATGGTAGCTATTGGGAAGAAGGGAAATGGATAGAAACAGAACCTCTTGAATTAAAAGAAGTTTATGATTTCCCAGAAATAGGACCAAAGGATATGTATTTATTACATCATGAAGAATTAGAATCTTTAGCTCTTAACATTAAAGGTATCAAGAGAATTAGATTTTGGATGACATTCTCACAAAAGTATATAACACACTTAAATGTACTTGAAAATGTTGGTATGACTTCTATTGAACCAATTGAATATGAAGGAAAACAAATAGTTCCATTACAATTTTTAAAAGCAATTTTACCAGATCCAGCATCACTTGGACCAAGAACAAAGGGTAAAACGAATATAGGATGTATTTTCCAAGGTAAAAAAGATGGAAAAGATAAGACTTATTATGTATACAATGTATGTGATCATGAAGAATGTTACAAAGAGGTTGGATCACAAGCAATTTCATATACAACAGGAGTTCCAGCTATGATAGGTGCAAGTCTTGTAATGAAAGGTATATGGAATAAAGCTGGAGTAAATAACATTGAAGAATTTGATCCAGATCCATTTATGGAAGAATTAAATAAATGGGGATTACCATGGAAAGAAGATTTCTCTCCAACTTTAGTTAAATAG
- a CDS encoding NAD(P)H nitroreductase produces the protein MNEVLQNILTRRSVRKFKKEQIKDDELNMILEAGIYAPSGMNKQSWQFTVIQNKEKIALLAKVVRESLGRDVGYNFYEPPTLIMLSNEKDNTNGLADCSCALENIFLMANSLGIGSCWINQLKTICNEKEVREVLTSFDIPENHIVWGMASIGYADSVSKSHRKKEGVIKFIK, from the coding sequence ATGAATGAAGTATTACAAAACATTTTAACAAGAAGGAGTGTAAGAAAATTTAAGAAGGAACAAATAAAGGATGATGAACTAAACATGATATTGGAAGCAGGTATATATGCGCCAAGTGGTATGAATAAACAAAGTTGGCAATTTACTGTTATTCAAAACAAAGAAAAAATAGCATTACTTGCAAAAGTGGTTAGAGAATCCTTAGGAAGAGATGTTGGATATAATTTTTATGAACCTCCAACTCTAATTATGTTATCGAATGAAAAGGATAATACCAATGGGTTAGCAGATTGTTCTTGTGCACTGGAAAATATATTTTTAATGGCAAATTCGTTAGGGATAGGTTCATGTTGGATTAATCAATTAAAAACTATTTGTAATGAAAAAGAAGTACGAGAAGTATTAACAAGCTTTGACATACCGGAAAATCATATTGTTTGGGGAATGGCATCGATTGGATATGCGGATAGTGTGTCAAAATCACATAGGAAAAAAGAAGGAGTTATTAAATTTATAAAATAA
- the speB gene encoding agmatinase: MNRNIETFIGCDNEYEESKIVIFGAPFDSTTSFRPGTRFASKAMRSESFGVETYSTYQDKDLEDISIFDGGDLELPFGNPSRALNQIEEFTEEIVNDNKIPCMIGGEHLVTLGAVRAVAKKYPDLHVIHFDAHADLRDDYLGEKLSHASVIHRVWDIIGDNKIFQFGIRSGDRQEIYWGKDHVFTQKFNFVGLEEVIEKLKGKPIYFTIDLDVLDPSVFPGTGTPEAGGVTFMELLGAILKVSKLNVVGMDVNELSPIYDQSGSSTALACKVLRELLLSIY; the protein is encoded by the coding sequence ATGAATAGAAATATCGAAACTTTTATAGGTTGTGATAATGAATACGAAGAATCTAAAATAGTTATTTTTGGAGCCCCTTTTGATTCGACAACTTCTTTTAGACCAGGAACAAGATTTGCAAGTAAAGCTATGAGAAGTGAATCTTTTGGAGTAGAGACATACAGCACATATCAAGATAAGGATTTAGAAGACATATCTATCTTTGATGGAGGAGATTTAGAACTTCCTTTTGGAAATCCTAGTAGAGCTTTAAATCAAATTGAAGAATTTACAGAAGAAATAGTTAATGATAATAAAATTCCTTGCATGATAGGGGGAGAACATTTAGTTACATTAGGTGCAGTTAGAGCTGTAGCTAAAAAATATCCAGACCTACATGTGATTCATTTTGATGCACATGCTGATTTAAGAGATGATTATTTAGGCGAAAAATTATCACATGCTTCAGTTATTCATAGGGTATGGGATATTATTGGAGATAATAAAATATTTCAATTTGGAATAAGATCTGGAGATAGACAAGAAATTTATTGGGGAAAAGATCATGTATTTACCCAAAAGTTTAATTTTGTAGGACTTGAAGAAGTTATTGAGAAATTAAAAGGGAAGCCAATATATTTTACAATAGATTTAGATGTTTTAGATCCATCAGTATTCCCAGGGACAGGAACACCAGAAGCTGGAGGGGTAACTTTCATGGAGTTATTAGGTGCAATTTTAAAGGTTTCAAAATTAAATGTTGTTGGAATGGACGTAAATGAATTATCACCAATATATGATCAAAGCGGAAGTTCAACAGCATTAGCTTGCAAAGTTTTAAGAGAATTATTACTTAGCATATATTAA
- a CDS encoding nucleotidyl transferase, with the protein MKKIKTAVILAAGMGLRLQDITNDMLPKGLMKINGKSLVERSIEKLRSLGIEKIYIVTGHLNEFYDKLAKENNYIETRKNRKYRATGSMTSLSILENELKEDFLLLESDLIYEVYGLIKVINYEKDDCILLSGKTNSGDECYVEVKEDNLYKISKNIQEIERVYGELVGISKISIELYREMLKQYKDFNNKINDYKNEDNFFESENKKSKKYDYENAIFDVAKKRKVGYLKIENLVWGEIDDKSHLERIKTIVLPKLEKNTEEKII; encoded by the coding sequence ATGAAAAAAATAAAAACAGCTGTAATTTTAGCTGCTGGTATGGGATTAAGATTACAAGATATAACTAATGACATGTTGCCAAAGGGTCTTATGAAGATAAATGGTAAGAGCTTAGTAGAAAGATCTATTGAAAAATTAAGAAGCTTAGGAATTGAAAAAATTTATATAGTCACAGGTCATTTAAATGAATTTTATGATAAACTCGCAAAAGAAAATAATTATATAGAAACAAGAAAAAATAGAAAATATAGAGCTACAGGGAGTATGACTTCTCTATCAATACTAGAAAATGAATTAAAGGAAGATTTTTTATTACTTGAAAGTGATCTTATATATGAAGTTTATGGATTAATTAAGGTTATTAATTATGAAAAAGATGATTGCATTTTGCTAAGTGGAAAGACAAATTCAGGTGATGAATGTTATGTGGAAGTTAAGGAGGACAACTTATATAAGATTTCTAAAAATATACAAGAGATAGAACGAGTATATGGGGAATTGGTTGGAATTTCAAAAATATCAATTGAACTATATAGAGAGATGTTAAAACAATATAAAGATTTTAATAATAAAATAAATGATTATAAAAATGAAGATAATTTTTTTGAAAGTGAAAATAAAAAATCAAAGAAATATGATTATGAAAATGCAATATTTGATGTTGCAAAAAAAAGAAAAGTTGGATATTTAAAAATAGAAAATTTAGTATGGGGAGAAATTGATGATAAAAGTCATCTTGAGAGAATAAAAACAATTGTACTTCCTAAGTTAGAGAAAAATACAGAAGAGAAAATAATTTAA
- the nspC gene encoding carboxynorspermidine decarboxylase: MKDIDLNKLPSPCYLVDERLLKKNLETLDYVQRKTGANIILATKAFSMFSTFPLIGKYLNGVTSSSLHEARLGYEEMGKEVHIYAPAYREDEFDEIIKYSDHIVFNSFSQWKKFKNKVKNVQGKKIECAIRINPEYSEIETDIYNPCFENSRMGVTLDNFEEDELEGIDGLHFHTMCEQNSDTLERTIKVVDEKFGKYIKKMKWINFGGGHHITRPDYDLETLIKSINFIKDKYGVKVYLEPGEAIALNTGFLVSTVLDTMKNGIDIAILDTSAECHMPDVLAMPYRPNIIGSGKPNELEFTYRLGGPTCLAGDIIGDYSFKEPLKPGDKLVFCDMAIYSMVKNNTFNGVNLPAIVKYSEEKGIEVIKQFGYEDFKGRLS; encoded by the coding sequence ATGAAAGATATAGATTTAAATAAATTACCATCGCCATGTTATTTGGTTGATGAAAGACTTCTTAAAAAGAATTTAGAAACTTTAGATTATGTTCAAAGGAAAACAGGGGCGAATATCATTCTTGCAACAAAAGCATTTTCAATGTTTTCAACTTTTCCTTTAATAGGAAAGTATTTAAATGGGGTTACATCAAGTTCCTTACATGAAGCTAGACTTGGATATGAAGAAATGGGCAAAGAAGTACATATTTATGCTCCAGCATATAGAGAAGATGAATTTGATGAAATTATAAAATACTCTGATCATATAGTGTTTAATTCATTTAGCCAATGGAAAAAATTTAAAAATAAAGTTAAAAATGTTCAAGGGAAAAAAATTGAGTGTGCTATTCGCATTAATCCTGAATATTCTGAAATAGAAACAGACATATATAATCCATGTTTTGAAAATTCAAGAATGGGGGTTACTTTAGATAATTTCGAAGAAGATGAGCTTGAGGGAATAGATGGATTACACTTCCATACTATGTGTGAACAAAATTCCGATACTCTTGAACGTACAATAAAAGTGGTAGATGAAAAATTCGGAAAATACATAAAAAAGATGAAGTGGATTAATTTTGGTGGTGGACATCATATTACTAGACCAGATTATGATTTAGAAACTCTAATCAAATCTATTAATTTCATAAAAGATAAGTATGGAGTGAAGGTATATCTTGAACCAGGTGAAGCTATTGCTTTAAATACAGGTTTTCTTGTATCAACAGTTCTAGATACAATGAAAAATGGAATTGATATAGCAATACTAGATACTTCAGCAGAATGCCATATGCCAGATGTACTTGCAATGCCATATAGACCTAATATTATAGGATCAGGAAAGCCTAATGAACTTGAGTTTACTTATAGACTCGGCGGACCAACTTGTCTTGCTGGTGATATAATAGGAGATTATTCTTTTAAAGAACCATTAAAACCAGGGGACAAATTAGTATTTTGTGATATGGCTATTTATTCAATGGTTAAAAACAATACTTTTAACGGTGTAAATCTTCCTGCTATTGTAAAGTATAGTGAAGAAAAAGGTATTGAAGTAATAAAACAATTTGGATATGAAGATTTTAAAGGTAGGTTATCTTAA
- the aepX gene encoding phosphoenolpyruvate mutase, which yields MKTVYIAMSADIIHQGHLNVINEARNLGDVIVGLHTDEVIRGYWRNPIMKYEERKEVVSNIKGVLSVIPQDSLDQVPNLIELKPDYVVHGDDWLEGSQQKLREKVINAIKEWRGELVEVPYTQGVSISKLDEELMQIGITPQMRMKSLKELIYSKKPVRILEAHNGLTGLIVEKTKVEKDGKIKEFDGMWISSLCDSTAKGKPDIELVDLTSRLNTINDILEVTRKPIIVDGDTGGQIEHFVYTVKTLERLGVSAIIIEDKTGLKKNSLFGTDVTQTQDTIEHFSDKIRAGREARATSDFMIISRIESLIAGAGMDDAINRAKAYIQAGTDGIMIHSKEKDGKEIVEFCRIYNEFENRVPLVVVPTSYNFMKEDELVDLGINVVIYANHLIRSAYPAMVNTAKSILENERSKEASINCMPIKEILTLIPGGM from the coding sequence ATGAAAACAGTTTACATTGCTATGAGTGCTGATATAATTCACCAAGGGCATTTGAATGTAATAAATGAGGCGAGAAATCTTGGAGATGTAATAGTAGGTTTACATACTGATGAGGTTATAAGAGGCTATTGGAGAAATCCTATAATGAAGTATGAAGAAAGAAAAGAAGTTGTTAGTAATATTAAGGGAGTTCTATCTGTAATACCTCAAGATAGTTTAGATCAAGTTCCAAATCTTATAGAACTTAAACCTGATTATGTTGTTCATGGAGATGATTGGCTAGAGGGCTCTCAACAAAAACTTAGAGAAAAAGTTATAAATGCAATAAAGGAATGGAGAGGAGAACTTGTTGAAGTACCATATACTCAAGGGGTTTCTATTTCAAAATTAGATGAGGAATTAATGCAAATAGGTATAACACCTCAAATGAGAATGAAAAGCCTTAAGGAATTAATTTATTCAAAAAAACCAGTTAGAATACTTGAAGCTCATAATGGATTGACTGGACTTATTGTTGAAAAAACTAAAGTTGAAAAAGATGGGAAAATAAAAGAATTTGATGGTATGTGGATAAGTTCTTTATGTGACTCGACAGCTAAAGGAAAACCAGATATAGAATTAGTAGATTTAACATCAAGATTAAATACAATTAATGACATTTTAGAGGTCACTAGAAAGCCTATAATTGTTGATGGAGATACAGGAGGACAAATTGAGCATTTTGTTTATACAGTTAAAACATTAGAAAGATTAGGCGTGTCAGCAATTATCATTGAAGATAAGACAGGACTTAAGAAAAATTCATTATTTGGCACTGATGTGACTCAAACTCAAGATACTATAGAACATTTTAGTGACAAAATAAGAGCAGGAAGAGAAGCTAGAGCAACAAGTGACTTTATGATAATTTCAAGAATTGAAAGCTTAATTGCAGGGGCAGGAATGGACGATGCAATAAATAGAGCAAAAGCATATATTCAAGCGGGTACAGATGGAATAATGATTCATAGCAAAGAAAAGGATGGAAAAGAGATAGTTGAATTCTGTAGAATATACAATGAATTTGAAAATAGAGTTCCATTAGTAGTAGTACCAACTTCATATAATTTCATGAAAGAAGATGAATTAGTGGACTTAGGAATTAATGTGGTTATTTATGCAAATCACCTAATAAGAAGTGCATATCCAGCAATGGTAAATACTGCAAAGAGCATCTTAGAAAATGAAAGATCAAAAGAAGCTTCAATAAATTGTATGCCTATAAAAGAAATTCTTACTTTAATTCCAGGTGGAATGTGA
- the cysK gene encoding cysteine synthase A, which translates to MSRIYRNLADLVGKTPLLEVSNYSKGKDLKGTILAKLEYFNPAGSVKDRIAKAMIEDGENKGLLKSGSVIIEPTSGNTGIGIASVGTAKGYKVIIVMPETMSVERRSLIKAYGAEIVLTEGAKGMKGAIAKADELAAETPNSFIPAQFKNPANPEIHKSTTGPEIWEDTDGKVDIFVAGVGTGGTITGVGEYLKSKNPNVKIVAVEPAASPVLSEGKPGPHKIQGIGAGFIPDVLDTKIYDEIIKIENEDAFATARELSKSEGLLVGISSGAATFAATELAKRPENAGKTIVVLLPDTGERYLSTGLFEDK; encoded by the coding sequence ATGTCAAGAATATATAGGAATCTAGCAGATCTAGTGGGGAAAACACCATTGTTAGAAGTATCAAATTATAGTAAGGGCAAAGATTTAAAAGGTACTATATTAGCTAAACTAGAATACTTCAATCCAGCAGGAAGTGTTAAGGATAGAATTGCAAAAGCTATGATTGAAGATGGTGAAAATAAAGGATTATTGAAATCAGGATCAGTTATAATTGAACCAACTAGCGGGAATACAGGAATCGGAATTGCATCTGTAGGAACTGCAAAAGGATATAAAGTTATAATTGTTATGCCAGAAACAATGAGTGTAGAAAGACGTAGTCTTATAAAAGCTTATGGAGCTGAAATAGTTTTAACAGAAGGCGCTAAAGGAATGAAGGGAGCAATAGCTAAGGCAGATGAATTAGCAGCTGAAACTCCAAATTCATTTATACCAGCACAATTTAAGAATCCGGCTAATCCAGAAATACACAAAAGCACAACTGGACCTGAAATATGGGAAGATACAGATGGAAAAGTTGATATTTTTGTTGCAGGTGTTGGTACAGGTGGAACAATCACAGGGGTTGGAGAATATTTAAAATCTAAAAATCCAAACGTTAAGATAGTTGCAGTAGAACCAGCTGCTTCACCAGTATTATCAGAAGGTAAGCCTGGTCCACATAAAATACAAGGAATTGGTGCAGGGTTTATTCCAGACGTGTTAGATACAAAAATATATGATGAAATTATAAAAATCGAAAATGAAGATGCATTTGCTACAGCTAGAGAATTATCTAAATCAGAAGGATTACTTGTTGGTATTTCATCAGGAGCTGCAACATTTGCAGCAACTGAACTTGCTAAACGTCCAGAAAATGCAGGAAAGACAATTGTAGTATTATTACCTGATACAGGAGAACGTTATTTATCAACTGGATTATTTGAAGATAAGTAA